Proteins from one Listeria weihenstephanensis genomic window:
- a CDS encoding glycosyltransferase, which translates to MPSISIILPVYNVAPYLEACLDSLVAQTYQDFDVIAVNDGSQDGSLAILEAYQAKLPQLRVISQQNQGLSAARNTGLKHVSGKYLYFLDSDDYLQHDMLARCFALAEQEQLDLVKFDAEPFTEDGVMTTNPYDSSAVLQEDKIYTQKEWLVAQHKHYNSPVWLFFIRTALVLNNKMTFVDNLLHEDEIFTPQLFTKVERVMYIRQTFFKRRYRKGSIMQNNIYYSRASYDSKKRVIRLLDKEKSMVNTSAAKRFLSQRRNILYMDSLSYDKALQVKIAMHPFVRWPLMARVWIRKRRR; encoded by the coding sequence TTGCCTAGTATTTCGATTATTTTACCAGTGTATAATGTCGCGCCGTATTTGGAAGCTTGCTTAGACAGTCTTGTTGCGCAAACGTATCAAGATTTTGATGTGATTGCGGTGAATGATGGCAGTCAGGATGGCAGTTTAGCGATTTTGGAGGCATATCAAGCAAAATTACCGCAACTTCGTGTTATTTCACAGCAAAATCAGGGGTTGTCGGCTGCTCGGAATACGGGGTTAAAACACGTGTCTGGGAAATATCTTTATTTTTTAGATTCTGATGATTATTTGCAACACGATATGCTGGCGAGATGCTTTGCGCTTGCGGAACAGGAACAGCTGGATTTGGTCAAATTTGATGCGGAGCCGTTCACCGAAGATGGCGTGATGACGACAAATCCGTATGATTCTAGCGCGGTTTTGCAAGAAGATAAAATCTATACGCAAAAAGAATGGCTGGTAGCGCAACACAAGCATTATAATTCACCTGTTTGGCTATTCTTTATTCGCACCGCGCTAGTTTTGAATAATAAGATGACGTTTGTTGATAACCTCCTGCATGAAGATGAAATTTTCACACCGCAATTGTTTACGAAAGTAGAGCGAGTGATGTATATTCGCCAAACGTTTTTTAAAAGAAGGTATCGCAAGGGTTCGATTATGCAGAACAATATTTATTATAGTCGTGCCTCGTATGACTCAAAAAAACGTGTTATTCGCTTGTTAGACAAGGAAAAATCTATGGTTAACACAAGCGCTGCCAAACGTTTTTTAAGTCAGCGCCGTAATATCTTGTATATGGATAGTCTGAGTTATGACAAAGCACTTCAAGTGAAAATAGCGATGCATCCATTCGTTCGTTGGCCCTTGATGGCACGGGTTTGGATAAGGAAAAGGAGAAGATAA
- a CDS encoding oligosaccharide flippase family protein, with protein MKDMKKKRLLHNTLFLYALTFSGYFFSLITVPYQTRVLGPEFYGKVGFAIAMMTYFRLVIDFGFILSATADISQHREDKQEVAKIYTAVMRAKMLFTGLSFAVLLSICYFVPMFRQDISLYLLTFASVAVSAFLPDFLYRGLETMKRITIRTVAIQAFFVLMIFLFLKTPQQYYFVPLFTLIGNAVALILAQRHVSKKLGIKFVPLEKGYLHETIRKSSPFFFSRIAATMYQVTNTFFLGLMYSPGNVKVGMYVASDRLVGTAKSAFSPIADSLYPYMVKNRDFRLLKKIMWIIMPPVTIGCIVLGIYANEFMALFLGAAFYDAGSILRILLPIVAITPLVYMLGFPTLSPMGLAKHANASTVVSAIVQLIGLTVLFLTGTFTITTLCAITVVSQFTVLLYRVIIVWKNRHIFSEKEPIKDVSKT; from the coding sequence ATGAAGGATATGAAAAAAAAGCGGCTACTACACAATACATTATTCCTCTACGCGCTTACCTTTTCTGGCTATTTTTTCAGCCTCATCACAGTGCCATATCAAACGCGAGTACTAGGCCCCGAATTTTACGGGAAAGTCGGTTTTGCGATTGCGATGATGACTTATTTCCGGCTCGTCATTGATTTTGGCTTTATTTTATCGGCCACCGCTGATATCTCGCAACATCGGGAGGATAAACAGGAAGTCGCAAAAATTTATACGGCCGTAATGCGCGCTAAAATGCTCTTCACGGGTTTGAGTTTCGCAGTACTTCTAAGTATTTGTTACTTCGTTCCGATGTTCCGACAAGATATCTCTTTATACCTCCTAACGTTCGCTTCGGTTGCGGTGAGTGCCTTCTTGCCAGACTTCCTTTACCGAGGATTGGAAACAATGAAACGAATTACGATTCGGACCGTGGCGATTCAGGCCTTCTTTGTACTCATGATTTTCCTTTTTTTAAAAACCCCCCAACAATATTACTTCGTGCCACTTTTTACGCTAATTGGTAATGCAGTGGCCCTCATTTTAGCCCAACGACACGTCTCGAAAAAACTGGGAATTAAGTTCGTGCCGCTAGAAAAAGGCTATCTTCACGAAACGATTCGAAAGTCGAGTCCATTCTTTTTTTCACGGATCGCCGCGACGATGTATCAAGTTACCAACACGTTTTTCCTTGGCTTAATGTACTCACCCGGAAACGTGAAGGTGGGGATGTACGTAGCGTCAGATCGTCTCGTAGGTACAGCAAAATCTGCGTTTTCACCAATTGCGGACAGTTTATACCCCTACATGGTGAAAAATCGCGATTTCCGCTTGCTCAAAAAAATCATGTGGATCATCATGCCGCCAGTCACGATTGGTTGTATCGTGCTTGGTATCTACGCAAATGAGTTCATGGCGCTATTTCTCGGCGCAGCTTTCTACGATGCGGGATCAATTTTGCGGATACTGCTCCCGATTGTTGCCATCACGCCGCTCGTATACATGTTAGGTTTTCCGACGCTATCACCGATGGGGCTCGCAAAACATGCCAACGCATCCACGGTTGTTTCAGCTATCGTCCAACTCATCGGTTTAACGGTACTTTTCCTAACTGGTACGTTCACAATCACCACGCTGTGCGCTATCACGGTCGTGTCCCAATTCACCGTGCTACTCTACCGCGTGATCATCGTCTGGAAAAACCGCCATATTTTCTCAGAAAAGGAGCCAATCAAGGATGTTTCGAAAACTTAA
- a CDS encoding CDP-glycerol glycerophosphotransferase family protein, which produces MFRKLKQTLCLLKQRWHYGNFAYHYWFLPIQKNKIVVSTHYGRGYGDSPKYIVAELLNQNFDIVWLVAENQESTLPDGVRSVRFGSKQALQELATAKIWLDNCRQKYSPPKRGQQVYIQTWHSPLRLKKIEQDAENQLPVAYLDRAKRDAKKCNYMLAGSDFSRTMYQNSFWFDGEVLPTGTPRCDLLINEDTAVHGRVAQYFETKPTMKFALYAPTFRKDASLSVYLQKFSDVKQALETRFSGEWAILVRLHPNIAKLAGDMSYSEGVINATDYPDMQELLAAADLLITDYSSSMFDMAMAGKKTILYTPDAAEYIANERAMYFDLQDLPFPIATSPETLLTQIHQFDATTYQYKLALFNQQIGSYEKGNAALTVANQIKAFCH; this is translated from the coding sequence ATGTTTCGAAAACTTAAACAAACGCTGTGCCTCTTAAAACAACGCTGGCATTACGGCAATTTCGCCTATCATTACTGGTTTTTACCGATACAAAAAAATAAAATCGTCGTATCCACGCATTACGGTCGAGGCTACGGAGACAGTCCCAAATATATCGTTGCGGAACTACTAAATCAAAATTTTGACATCGTTTGGCTAGTTGCAGAGAATCAAGAATCCACACTTCCAGATGGCGTGCGTTCAGTAAGATTCGGCTCCAAACAAGCCCTCCAAGAACTCGCGACCGCTAAAATATGGCTCGATAACTGCCGCCAAAAATACAGCCCACCAAAACGCGGACAGCAAGTGTACATTCAAACATGGCACAGCCCACTTCGACTCAAAAAAATCGAACAAGATGCAGAAAATCAGTTGCCAGTAGCTTACCTTGATCGTGCGAAACGAGATGCTAAAAAATGCAACTACATGCTCGCAGGTTCTGATTTCAGCCGCACAATGTATCAAAATTCCTTTTGGTTTGACGGAGAAGTTTTACCAACTGGAACCCCACGATGCGACCTACTTATAAATGAAGACACTGCAGTTCACGGGCGTGTCGCACAGTATTTCGAAACAAAGCCAACCATGAAATTTGCACTATATGCCCCGACATTTCGAAAAGATGCGAGCCTCTCGGTGTATTTACAAAAATTTTCGGATGTGAAACAAGCGTTGGAAACAAGATTTTCTGGTGAATGGGCAATTCTTGTCCGCCTACATCCCAATATCGCTAAACTAGCAGGCGACATGTCTTACAGCGAAGGTGTCATCAATGCGACTGATTATCCTGATATGCAGGAATTACTCGCCGCGGCCGACTTACTCATCACCGATTATTCTTCTAGCATGTTTGACATGGCCATGGCAGGAAAGAAAACGATTCTTTATACACCAGATGCCGCGGAATACATTGCAAACGAACGCGCGATGTACTTCGATCTACAGGACCTACCATTCCCAATCGCGACAAGCCCAGAGACACTTCTCACCCAAATTCACCAGTTTGACGCCACGACCTACCAATATAAATTAGCCCTGTTCAACCAACAAATAGGTTCCTACGAGAAGGGAAACGCAGCGCTTACCGTCGCCAACCAAATTAAGGCATTTTGCCATTAA
- a CDS encoding adenylyltransferase/cytidyltransferase family protein, translated as MKKYKIGYTTGVYDMFHIGHLNLLKKAKEQCEYLIVGVTIDELVSYKNKEAIIPFEERMEIVSQISYVDQVVPQKNMNKMEAYEAHPFDVMFVGSDWQGSDTWNQLEQTFAEVGVDIHYLPYTSGTSSTALRSALQRINSKETVK; from the coding sequence ATGAAAAAATATAAAATCGGCTATACAACAGGCGTTTATGATATGTTTCACATCGGCCATCTTAACTTACTGAAAAAAGCGAAAGAACAATGCGAGTATCTTATTGTTGGTGTCACCATCGATGAACTTGTTTCCTACAAAAATAAAGAAGCTATCATCCCCTTCGAAGAGCGGATGGAGATTGTAAGCCAAATCAGCTATGTCGATCAAGTCGTACCACAAAAAAATATGAATAAAATGGAGGCTTATGAGGCGCATCCTTTTGACGTCATGTTTGTCGGAAGCGATTGGCAGGGAAGCGACACGTGGAATCAGTTGGAACAAACATTTGCAGAAGTTGGCGTGGACATTCACTATCTGCCTTACACAAGTGGAACATCCTCCACGGCTCTGCGGTCGGCACTACAACGAATAAACAGTAAGGAGACAGTGAAGTGA
- a CDS encoding acyltransferase family protein, whose product MKRIEWLDVAKGLGIFLVVWGHFYATDSVKIWIYGFHMPLFFFLSGYTFQVRQSSLGTYIRKKSRNLLVPFFVFQAITALIMFGFQFIYEKAQYPFSWMEFYFLNGEVGFNSPLWFLVVLFEVEILFFCFKKYLPKWSWLVLITVIGLAILSTLDQGIRWPLGIKIIPVAFLFYWVGLISRERKLFQRKWFLSWWTLASCFGLYVLTMYANNYKIVTLRSMDIGQPVVFFIGALLGIFAICLLAVRLQHIRILSFYGKNSLVILCTHYYFLILYANAIHLITGQPAISSYPISITLGLTIFTFLLYGGMFLLLRKRSIAQYIWIR is encoded by the coding sequence GTGAAACGCATAGAGTGGCTAGACGTCGCCAAAGGACTAGGTATTTTTCTTGTTGTATGGGGACATTTCTATGCCACTGATAGCGTGAAAATTTGGATTTACGGCTTTCATATGCCACTATTCTTCTTTCTTTCCGGCTACACGTTTCAAGTAAGGCAGAGCAGCTTAGGCACATACATCCGAAAAAAAAGCCGCAACTTACTCGTGCCTTTCTTCGTTTTTCAAGCAATAACAGCGCTGATCATGTTTGGATTCCAATTTATTTACGAAAAAGCACAGTATCCCTTTTCATGGATGGAGTTCTACTTTTTAAACGGAGAAGTCGGTTTTAATAGCCCATTATGGTTTTTAGTCGTCTTATTTGAAGTCGAAATCCTATTTTTCTGTTTTAAAAAATATCTGCCAAAATGGTCGTGGCTTGTGCTTATTACCGTCATCGGTCTAGCAATCCTGAGTACGCTCGATCAAGGCATTCGCTGGCCACTTGGTATTAAAATTATTCCCGTTGCCTTTCTATTTTACTGGGTAGGACTCATAAGCCGAGAACGAAAGCTATTCCAAAGAAAATGGTTCCTATCATGGTGGACGCTCGCTAGCTGTTTTGGCCTCTATGTTCTAACGATGTACGCGAACAACTATAAAATCGTTACTTTACGCAGTATGGATATCGGTCAACCGGTCGTTTTTTTCATTGGCGCATTACTCGGTATTTTCGCGATATGTCTCCTTGCCGTACGTTTGCAACACATACGTATCCTCTCGTTTTATGGGAAAAATAGTCTTGTCATTTTATGCACACATTACTATTTTCTTATTCTATATGCGAACGCCATCCATCTGATAACTGGTCAGCCGGCTATAAGTAGTTATCCAATAAGCATCACGCTTGGTTTGACGATATTCACGTTTTTACTATATGGAGGTATGTTCCTTCTTTTACGAAAGCGAAGCATAGCCCAGTATATTTGGATTAGATAA
- a CDS encoding helix-turn-helix domain-containing protein, whose amino-acid sequence MNHFYLQIIADKKIKRQVSLLQRIHDADYAITLEEISEEFHVSQKTLERDIRELEQAFPERDFFSISKVQGYRINDKLAIDDLLMVVSKQSPLFQIISNVYEEIFLSIDEWADELFLSTSTLYRYLQHLRALLAEFKLTLTTNPVDIQGKEENIRYFYYYFFYNINDMSMEHRPRQEQYDIFEKNYLFFMKEVGYDVYIQHRSILYWIKVISHRIEQGHFVKIDEAFKAEQMKTPRYHYVHQLARETLDPELDNAMPEDEVIYIDLLLLENYLYKERDEIVMQRLYESKSWHEGLREFVELFFSDSKIEKPDESSLSIFMFYLENVLLLSRLTPLFQRNFYEINQFVKLNHPILYEHWLNELVTSDIPEIKSLEYKEDVAVNLAMFTYYVTHQSYQAKKHILFALDGKKAYMNYMQVFVNEFISKHSKVTFISNKRVTNELIHELGVDMLVQNYRDETVITECLQYRTSRLPNMHDWERINSLLLNL is encoded by the coding sequence ATGAACCATTTTTATTTACAAATTATTGCAGATAAGAAAATAAAACGGCAAGTGAGTCTACTTCAACGCATTCATGACGCTGATTATGCTATTACACTAGAAGAAATTTCCGAAGAGTTTCATGTTTCCCAGAAGACATTGGAACGAGATATCCGAGAATTAGAGCAGGCTTTTCCAGAACGAGATTTTTTTTCAATATCGAAGGTACAAGGTTATCGCATCAATGATAAATTGGCGATTGACGATTTATTGATGGTTGTATCTAAGCAGTCACCGCTGTTTCAAATCATTTCGAATGTTTATGAAGAAATATTTTTGTCGATTGATGAATGGGCAGATGAATTATTTTTATCGACATCTACCTTATATCGCTATTTACAGCATTTAAGGGCTTTACTTGCGGAGTTCAAATTAACGTTGACGACGAACCCAGTTGATATACAGGGGAAAGAAGAAAATATCCGCTATTTTTATTACTATTTTTTCTATAACATTAATGATATGTCCATGGAACATCGCCCAAGACAAGAGCAATATGATATCTTTGAAAAAAACTACCTCTTTTTTATGAAAGAGGTGGGGTATGATGTTTATATACAGCATCGTAGTATATTATATTGGATTAAGGTGATTAGTCACCGGATCGAGCAGGGTCATTTTGTTAAGATAGATGAAGCGTTTAAAGCAGAGCAAATGAAAACACCAAGGTACCATTACGTGCATCAGCTGGCAAGAGAAACGTTGGATCCAGAGTTGGATAATGCGATGCCAGAAGATGAAGTCATTTATATTGACCTGTTATTATTAGAGAATTATCTGTATAAAGAAAGAGACGAAATAGTGATGCAGCGCCTTTATGAGTCCAAATCTTGGCACGAAGGGTTGCGTGAATTTGTTGAACTTTTCTTTAGTGATAGTAAAATAGAGAAGCCAGACGAATCTAGCCTAAGTATTTTCATGTTTTATTTGGAGAATGTACTTTTACTATCAAGGCTAACGCCGCTTTTCCAGAGAAATTTTTATGAAATCAACCAGTTTGTGAAGTTAAATCATCCTATTCTTTACGAGCACTGGTTAAATGAACTGGTGACTAGTGATATCCCTGAGATTAAATCGCTGGAATACAAAGAGGATGTGGCTGTTAATTTGGCCATGTTTACCTACTATGTCACGCATCAAAGTTATCAAGCGAAGAAGCATATTTTATTTGCATTGGATGGTAAAAAAGCGTACATGAATTATATGCAGGTCTTTGTCAACGAGTTCATCAGCAAGCATTCAAAAGTAACCTTTATCTCTAATAAGCGGGTTACAAACGAATTGATTCACGAACTTGGCGTTGATATGCTAGTACAAAATTATCGGGACGAGACAGTGATAACGGAGTGCCTTCAGTACCGAACCTCACGCTTACCAAACATGCATGATTGGGAGAGAATTAACAGTTTATTGCTGAATCTGTGA
- a CDS encoding cation-translocating P-type ATPase encodes MENKTQIPPGLTSDEVAARIKNGQVNHALKPLTRSVLGIIRDNTFTLFNMINVVIASFIILVGSYQNLLFLGVALCNTGMGIFQEIRAKRNIDKLTILTQAKVKVMRDGTVHELEQDELVLDDPMVLNREDQICADGRISQTDGLEVDESQLTGEAEPVIKRAGDYVMSGSYIVSGQAYVKVSAVGEHSFVSKISMEVKQEKRPDSELIRSIKKIIKVLTFIIIPIGLALFFSKYFQGLPLKESVLGTAAAMIGMIPEGLVLLTSIALAVGVINLAKQKVLVKSMPCIETLARVDVLCLDKTGTITDGKLDVTDIVLKHPRVTSSQIDASVGAIVASLSDNNATSIALGKHFTENPEWQIEKRIPFSSARKWSGCSFTEKGTFLIGAPEFIFRDLSAENRQELDDYANQGFRVLAVAHSLETLTESVLPEQCELLAFILIADNIRAEAPDTFAFFAAEGVSIKVISGDNPVTVSNVAVRAGIANGDKYIDMSEVAADADLLPIIENYTVFGRVTPHQKKDLIRTYKEEGHTVAMTGDGVNDVLALKEANCSIAMAEGSDAARSVSDFVLLSNNFDSMIGVMREGRRVVNNIERVASLYLIKTMYSTVLALAFIFLAGAYPFQPIQLSPISALTVGIPSFFLALKPNYERIKGQFLHKVLQTSVPAATCVIAYIMLILGFGNMLGLSFAQTSTMNVMLTGATCFVALISVGHPFGRKTKVLVVTMMAAFVCLFLFGGKLFSLVSIFNWQMMLIYVPLLVSCGPLYWFFRHTIMRFSWAGAKD; translated from the coding sequence ATGGAAAATAAAACGCAAATTCCGCCAGGCTTAACTTCGGATGAGGTAGCCGCGCGAATAAAAAATGGACAGGTCAATCACGCACTGAAGCCATTGACGCGCAGTGTGTTAGGAATTATACGAGACAATACGTTTACGCTTTTTAATATGATAAATGTGGTCATCGCGAGCTTTATTATTCTCGTTGGAAGCTATCAAAACTTGCTGTTCCTCGGTGTTGCGCTCTGCAATACGGGGATGGGGATTTTCCAGGAAATCAGGGCGAAGCGAAACATCGATAAGCTCACGATTTTGACACAGGCGAAAGTGAAGGTGATGCGCGATGGCACCGTTCACGAGTTGGAGCAAGACGAGCTTGTTCTGGACGATCCGATGGTGCTAAATCGCGAAGATCAGATTTGTGCGGATGGGAGGATTTCGCAGACGGACGGTTTGGAAGTCGATGAATCTCAGTTGACTGGTGAAGCGGAACCCGTGATAAAACGCGCGGGAGATTACGTAATGTCGGGAAGTTATATCGTCAGTGGACAGGCCTACGTGAAGGTTTCGGCTGTCGGAGAACATAGTTTTGTTTCGAAAATTTCGATGGAAGTGAAGCAGGAAAAACGCCCGGACAGCGAACTGATTCGCTCGATTAAGAAAATTATCAAAGTGCTGACTTTTATCATTATTCCAATTGGTCTCGCACTATTTTTCTCGAAATACTTTCAAGGGTTGCCGCTGAAAGAATCGGTACTTGGAACGGCCGCCGCGATGATTGGGATGATTCCAGAAGGGCTTGTACTTTTGACGAGTATCGCGCTTGCAGTCGGAGTTATCAATTTAGCGAAGCAAAAAGTACTCGTGAAATCGATGCCGTGTATTGAGACGTTGGCGCGTGTGGATGTGCTGTGTTTGGATAAAACGGGGACGATTACAGATGGGAAATTGGATGTAACGGATATTGTGCTGAAGCATCCGCGTGTGACATCTTCTCAGATTGATGCGAGTGTTGGCGCCATTGTTGCCTCGCTTTCTGATAATAATGCGACGAGTATCGCGCTTGGAAAACACTTTACGGAGAATCCTGAATGGCAGATTGAAAAACGGATTCCATTTTCCTCAGCACGTAAATGGAGCGGCTGTAGTTTTACGGAAAAAGGCACGTTTTTGATTGGTGCGCCGGAGTTTATTTTCAGAGATTTATCCGCGGAGAATCGGCAGGAATTAGATGACTATGCGAATCAGGGCTTTCGAGTTTTGGCAGTGGCGCATTCGTTGGAAACATTGACAGAAAGCGTTTTGCCGGAGCAATGCGAGTTATTAGCTTTTATTCTGATTGCCGATAATATACGCGCTGAAGCACCGGATACGTTTGCTTTTTTCGCAGCAGAAGGTGTCTCAATCAAGGTTATTTCTGGAGACAATCCAGTGACGGTGTCGAATGTCGCGGTTCGTGCGGGTATCGCAAATGGGGATAAATACATTGATATGAGCGAAGTTGCAGCAGATGCGGATTTGTTACCAATCATTGAAAACTATACCGTTTTTGGTCGTGTGACGCCGCATCAAAAGAAAGATTTAATCAGGACGTATAAAGAAGAGGGCCATACGGTTGCGATGACTGGCGATGGTGTCAACGATGTACTCGCTTTAAAAGAGGCGAACTGTAGCATCGCGATGGCAGAAGGGAGTGACGCTGCACGTAGCGTTTCCGATTTTGTATTGCTATCCAATAATTTTGATTCGATGATTGGTGTCATGCGCGAAGGTCGCCGTGTGGTTAACAATATTGAACGTGTCGCGTCGCTTTATTTGATCAAAACGATGTATTCTACGGTATTGGCGCTGGCGTTTATTTTCTTAGCGGGAGCATACCCATTCCAACCGATTCAACTGAGTCCGATTTCAGCGCTAACAGTCGGTATTCCGTCCTTCTTCTTAGCTTTAAAACCGAACTATGAACGAATCAAAGGGCAATTTTTGCACAAAGTATTGCAAACTTCCGTCCCAGCAGCGACTTGCGTCATTGCGTATATCATGTTGATTTTAGGATTCGGAAATATGCTTGGCTTGAGCTTTGCACAAACGTCTACGATGAACGTGATGCTAACAGGTGCCACATGTTTCGTCGCTCTAATCAGTGTGGGACATCCATTTGGACGTAAAACTAAGGTACTTGTTGTGACCATGATGGCAGCATTCGTTTGCTTATTCCTATTCGGCGGCAAACTATTTTCTCTAGTATCGATTTTCAATTGGCAAATGATGCTGATTTATGTACCGCTACTCGTTTCATGTGGCCCATTGTATTGGTTTTTCCGCCACACGATTATGCGATTTAGCTGGGCTGGCGCAAAAGACTAA
- a CDS encoding aspartate kinase, which yields MKVIKFGGSSLASATQLQKVYKIVVDDPKRKFVVVSAPGKRFADDVKVTDLLIDCGAKHLLGEAASDLEEAVLARYASIADELGLGEEVMARITRDFTELLNSDKTNPDRYMDRIKASGEDNNAKMIAAFFRRQGTEAHYVNPKDAGLFVTDEPGNAQVLPESYDNLYKLLDRDGIVVFPGFFGYTKDGEISTFSRSGSDITGAIVANGVKAEVYENFTDVDAVYAVNPSIVHKPNAIVELTYREMRELSYAGFSVFHDEALVPAFQAGIPVQIKNTNRPELPGTRVIHRRENTNGPVVGIASDGGFCSIYITKYLMNREIGFGRKVLEILEDADLTYEHMPSGIDDLTIILRENQMDRQTETTVLDRLKNELASDEVIIEHGIALVMVVGEAMKHNVGTTARASKALSEAHVNIEMINQGSSEVSIMFGVKEDQEKKAVRALYNEFFDAK from the coding sequence ATGAAAGTTATTAAATTCGGCGGAAGTTCGCTGGCCTCGGCTACGCAACTACAAAAAGTATACAAAATCGTGGTAGATGATCCAAAGCGAAAGTTCGTTGTTGTATCTGCTCCTGGTAAGCGTTTTGCAGATGATGTGAAGGTAACAGATTTATTAATTGATTGTGGCGCGAAACATCTCTTGGGTGAAGCGGCGTCAGATTTGGAGGAGGCAGTCCTTGCCCGCTATGCATCGATTGCAGACGAGCTTGGGCTTGGTGAGGAAGTTATGGCGCGAATTACACGAGATTTCACGGAACTTCTTAATTCAGATAAGACAAACCCAGACCGCTATATGGACCGGATTAAGGCGAGTGGCGAGGATAATAATGCGAAAATGATTGCTGCATTTTTCCGACGTCAAGGCACCGAGGCGCACTATGTCAACCCGAAAGATGCTGGACTTTTTGTGACGGATGAACCGGGAAATGCGCAGGTTTTGCCAGAGAGTTATGATAACTTGTACAAGTTGTTGGACCGCGATGGGATCGTTGTTTTCCCAGGGTTTTTCGGTTACACGAAGGATGGCGAAATCAGCACGTTTTCGCGCAGTGGCTCAGATATTACGGGTGCAATTGTGGCGAATGGCGTGAAGGCCGAAGTTTATGAGAATTTCACAGATGTTGATGCTGTGTATGCGGTGAACCCATCGATCGTGCATAAACCGAATGCGATTGTCGAACTAACGTATCGCGAAATGCGAGAGCTATCTTATGCTGGTTTTTCCGTGTTTCATGATGAAGCGCTCGTTCCAGCCTTCCAAGCAGGGATTCCTGTGCAAATTAAAAATACGAATCGTCCTGAATTGCCTGGTACGCGCGTGATTCACCGTCGCGAAAACACGAATGGCCCTGTTGTTGGGATTGCGAGTGATGGCGGTTTTTGCAGCATTTACATTACGAAATATTTGATGAACCGCGAGATCGGATTTGGGCGTAAAGTATTGGAAATTCTTGAAGACGCCGATTTGACCTACGAGCATATGCCTTCTGGTATCGATGATTTGACGATTATTTTGCGAGAAAATCAGATGGACCGTCAAACCGAAACCACTGTTTTGGATCGTTTGAAAAATGAGCTGGCATCTGATGAGGTAATTATTGAACATGGCATCGCGCTTGTGATGGTCGTTGGAGAAGCGATGAAACATAACGTCGGAACAACCGCGCGAGCTTCGAAGGCTTTGTCTGAGGCGCACGTCAACATTGAGATGATTAACCAAGGTTCTTCCGAGGTCAGCATTATGTTTGGCGTGAAGGAAGATCAGGAGAAAAAAGCAGTACGTGCGCTATATAATGAATTTTTTGACGCAAAATAA